The DNA sequence AGCAGTAATACCTATATTGACTAATTCATTTATACTAAATTTCATTCTTGCTTACTATTATAATTTGTTTATCCTGTTGCATAGGCCAACCCATCTAAGTCTACTTTAACTTATGATCAATTACTGTTATCAACATATAACCTCACATGCATTCcattctgaatttttttatcCTTACCCTTCTTGCTACCCTCCTATCTCAACATCCTTAACCCATTCATTCTTCCTAGCTGCCATTCATACAGAAAATGTTGATAACAGTAATTGGCTTACTAGTATAATTCGTTTATCCTGCTGTATAGGCCAACCCATCTAAATCTACTCACACTTATGATCAATTACTGTAATCAACATATAACCTCACATGCATTCCATTCTGATTATATCCTTGCCTTCTTGCTATCCTTCTATCTTAACATCCTTAACCCATTCATTCTTCCTAGCTTCCATTCATACAGAAAATGCATcaataaaaaacctaaaatcAATTCATTTCcagtagaagacaatagcaaagGTACTCAAGCTGGATAATTCATATGTTGGCTCCACATTAATGCCTTCGGAAATAGAGAAACAAAGAGATCCTGAAGGGCTGTGAAGGACTACAGAATCGATTACGAGCACACCCCAAGGCAGCTATCAACTAATGGTCATCAATCATTAAGTAATTTCCAGTAAAAAGATCTGCAATAACTATGAAACATTATTTGTACTAAGAATTATCGGAAGTCATTCTGTGGAAGCATGCTTTTCACAGTGCAAAATTTATAGAATCAAAATGATcagaagtgaaagaaaaaaataaaaaaaatcatctcagAGCTCCAGAGTCATCACTCATCAGTTACCACAATGAAATTTTCAGTAAATTTAACATGTCAactaaaaaatttcaagaactcaaatggaagtcaaaatcACCAAGCTTCATTACAAGCAAGTAAAACAATCACAAAAAACCCTTAAAACCTAAAGCTAAGAATATTTCAGTTTTCATTTGAATACTAACAATTTATGTTGTAAAGAAGATGGAAGCAGCATGGATGAGTCGGACAATCAATAACTACAAACTTTTGGAATAGATTTTCAGCTCAATACCAAGAAcaatttgttaaaaaaacaaGCAAACAAACTTTAACATAAATTATTCGTCCCTTGATTAAAATATGGGATAATGCTCTCTTTTCGGTACCGTAGAGCCTTcctgtctatctctctccttcccctatgaaatgacatatccccccccccctcctttgttgTGGGAGGAGAGATATAGACCCAGGGAGCATTAGCATAGGATATGCTATTGGACAGAGAACTGAATCCACTGAAAAATATTACAGCTTTACGAACTTTATTCCATAATTAATGTATCATTCTGGTTTTGCTAATGTGAAACCCTTTTTGACAAGGAAAATGTCACCATTAACCAGAGCTTCCTCCAAGGCTGTTAGGTAACAATTCCTCTTTTGTACAATGATGCCAAGAGAATGGATAATGGTACAATAAGGCTTCAAAATTTGGCAGTTTCTTTCTGTATGTAACAAGACTTGGAGACTTAGAAACACAGAAGAATTTTGTGCAGGAGAATGCAGTATGTGACAGTTTTCAAATTTCTCAATTTGACAGTTTGGTTCAACTTGGTTACTTAAGGTAGAATGATATTTGGAatattcaaggaaaaaaaaaaaaagaactatgaTCTaatgttccaacttccaagtggATATATCAATGGGAAAGAAAGGCGTATGTCAGTTATAATTGGTTTAAAGACTATACTTGGATGCAAGAAATTTACAGTAACAGTTGAATCTCTGAGTTCATTCCTTCCAGAAAAAAATGGAGGGGGCTTTTGCATTTCTGTTACATTTATCTCAACAATAAAATGTGACTAACCTTACATGAATTACAAGGCAGAGGGCACTTGCCACTGAAATCACCTCGAATTTATTAGTCAAGTTAAACCTACCATTAAACCCACATGCAATATTATTCCTCTTGGGACGATGATTTGAATGAATAATCTACAAGGTTTCATTTAAATAaccattttctcttcttatgaTATATCCACATTAAGAAATCATAATAATTGTTAACCTAAGAATTATATGACACTCACCAAAAACTAGCAATGAGAAATGGATTCATGAAGCCCTCAAGCAATGCCTTCTAAGATTCTGTAGCACCTTAATTTCCCTTTCCAAATCTATTCACTTCATAAGATTGTGTAGCACCTTTATTAAAAAGCTCTATTCAAGAGTTTCCATGCATACCTATAACCCATCTCTTAAATTTGTGATGGGGACAGCAAGATGTACagccaaaggaagaagaagacccaagcTTCTTTGtagttggaggattagaagaaggaagaagaagaaagaagaagaagaagaaactggcggaagaaaggaaggctcgatccagcctttccaACGCTGGATTGAGtccctctccttccaaatttttCCAAGATTGTgaggcccccaccaaatctaatagtttagtagttttattttctaggattttgtttatttaagtCTTTAAGTttattaggaaactaaataattatcttattgttttctttttagaaagtttctttgtttatgaaataacgttcctagaataatcttttctttttagtgattagtctcttatttatgtaaggtcATTGGCCACGGTTGAAGGAATGAAATTGTTGAAAGAGAAGGCAAAGCCAgcgtctctctctccctctcacgaTCTCCTCTCATTCTcggtctctctctttttctcacctttctctctttcttctctctcgattctctcttctctcacctccctccctctctcacttTTCTATCTTTTCTCACTGGAACTATTGCTGGTTACTGACTTGAACCGCTGCTGTTTACTGTTACTGTTGCTGCTTACTGTCTACTGCTGCCAGCCAATATCTGCTGCTGCCGTTACCTTTTGATGTTGAACTGCTGTTGTTGTTTTATCTTCCTTTGATGCTGGACTGCTGCTGATTTTCTCTTCAATACTGGGCTGCTTTTATTCTTTACGTCAAGGACTGGGCTGCTGCCGATCTCCTTTCAACAATCGGAAGGCTGTTGGGCACCATCTTCAAATCTgggttctcttcttttattctcaGACCTGGGCAGCATGTAAGTATAGAATAAACCCTCCCATTCCCTCCATTATCCCCTCATTATTTACTCCGTTACTTCCATGAAAACCCACCCCCTTTTAGCCATTGTTTAACCTTTCATTTACGTCACTGTTTGCCTTAAGTCTTGCTGGTCTTCTTATTACTAGTATAACTGATTTTAGAGCATACAAAATGGGGTTTTTATCTACTTTTGGTGCTCAATAGGCTAGTGTTATAACCTAATTTTGCTTGCTGccattgatgcagattaattaccaaaataggcttgttttattaggaataaacttagggttgggttccatacatattGTTGCTCTTTGTTACTTTGTTCATTAGCCTCATGTTACTTTGCACGTAATCTTGTTTGTTGAGCTTCCTTTATCCTAACCAGCCCAAATCTCTTGAGTTTGCCCTACCTAGTTAATtaaccttgtaggaaacctagtcacctaggaaacCCCTACATCAATTTGACTATTGATATTATGACCAACAATGACACTTTAATCTGTGTTATAAGCTGATCCATATACCGAAACAACATAAAAAAGCTCTACTGGCTATTTTCTCATAGATTTGGTAATGTAATGTATAATTTTCCCTCTTATGTATCAAACTACCAAGCCGCCTACTAAACTTGCATTTCGCTAGTATCCCATGTGTCTTCAGAAAACATTTAgtttgtgtttggtagccaagagaagaaaagaaaaaagtcaaaaaattgtactattttcctggtttaagaaattctcacgCTGATCTACGAGTACCCTTGCTTCTTTGGTCTACGATCAGGTAGCTCAGCCGTTGCTTGGTTGCTTGGTTGCTTAGTACGTGCAtctccttcttgtttgctgggCAGCAAAGTTTCGTAGACAAGGCAGCTTGCCCCTATCTCTAGATTGTGTTTACTATGTCCTGAACCAAGAGAACATTCTTTTTTTGAATTCCAAATTCACCTTGtgaatggtgaagttttcttctgctgcccaaaaaaataaaaaaagtcttGCCTAAAATACAAGAGAACACaaactaataaaaataaaaactgttcttttcttttcttctattggtagcCAAACAGacataatttattattttcttaccatttcatttcttttatattcttttcttttcttttcctctcttaactaccaaacacagccttactCTTCAATTGACAAGGACCAAATGCTTAATATATGATAGTCAGATGGTTTAGACTTCCACTAGAATCTTGTGCACAATGTGGATTactgaaaggaagaaatgactGTTGTTGAGTATTCAAGCAACCAACTAGACATGAGGACCACTAATTAACTATGGATAAACAGGGTAATGGACCAACATATATTTGAAGCCTGAACCTTAATTTCCTATCAATTTAAACAGCTACTAGAGATTCCCTCTGGTACTTAAATTGGTCAAACTTGGAAAAGTTCAGTGAGCATACTTAATCTACAGATAGAGTGAAGTTAAAACAATGAATATTTCAATGTCATTAGCACATCCCTAACAAATAAATGGATGGTGAAAGAAGTAGTAGCTAGCATTAATTTCACGTAGCTAGCAGGGTAGAATGTCATATTTTCAACCAGCTGTTCCTTCCTGGCTTTGAATTATTAAACCTTCTAGGGTGTATCAGGACTAGTACTGCATTTGTGGAAAACAGTATGAGTAGTGTAGTATTCTTTTATGGGGTGTGTTTACATCAATATTGTTTAGATACGTTTACTAACTGCTATCATTTTAGGGTTCTTGATCTCATAAAATAATTCTCATTGAAGCGGCAGCTTGTACAGAACTTGTCACATCAACATCACAATTgctttaatgtaataaatgaattGCCAAGGAAGATCTCTgatagactttttttttccttgcaaATTTGACTGCTATAATCTTGATCTCTGTTTCTTAGTGCTCTATTACTTATCTGAACAATAAATTCCACTTTGATTTTTCTACAAATACAGTAATCGTATAAAGGGCATactcagtgcacaaggctcccgccattgtggggtctagggagggtcataatgtacacaaccttacccccgcttcgctaagaggctgtttcctaaaCCCTGTGACCTTAGGTGAGTTTCCTTTCTTACCAGTtataaagtaaaaaagaaacatTTAGTCCTCTGTTATAGTCCTATCGGTTAAGGCAGCACTCAACATACAAAACCTATGGTCATAGTAATGTTGGAATTGAAGTTACCAACATATGAAACATCACATGCATTTGAAACATACCAAAGCAAGTAAGCTGATCCAATTAACAAAAGGAAAACATTAGCAAAATGCCAACTTACATTTCATGGGTGCCATTTTCTTTCTACATAAAAGGAAAGCAAGTAAGCTGATCcacttgacaaaaaaaaaagcattagcAAAATGCCAACTTACATTCCATGGGTACCATTTTCCTTTTACACAAAAAAGCCAGTAAAGGCAATATCACCTATCTATTCTATGGAGTGCCTGATCAAACAGAAAATCCTCCTTGTTCCCTTAGATGCTGAATTGCAGTGTACATCTTTCTCCGTGGCCCAACAGTATTTATACCCATCTCTTTGAGATCTTCAAAAGTCAGTAACGGCAATGCCTCCTCGTCCACCTCATGCACTTCAAATATTCCTGCATACTGGCCAAACCCAAGCTCCTCCAGCCATGTCCTAACACAATTTACAACAATACCACCAACTTCCATCTTGTCATATTCAGCACCAGATTTGGGGTTTACACAAGGACCATCGTCAGAGTACAAGGTATCACCTACTATGCTAGCTTCTCCTTTCCAAAACTCATCCTGATCACCGCACACCTGCACAGCTGAAAAGGGTTCAAAACACTCATTCTGATGGTCTCCTTTGCTTGTATCAGAAGTTTCACGACCAGAGGAATCCTTAAATCCACTGACATTGTCAACATCATGAGATGCATTTGATGTTGGACCAACAAAATCACTGCTTCTGTGTCCTTTCCCATTTTCATTGTTAACTTCAGAAGCAACTTTGCAATTCCAGGCCTTACTGGAGATACCAGTGCCAGCAATCATGCTCCGTCCCCTTCGCTTCATGAGCCGGCCCTTCCTCTTTACAATTCCGAAATCCACCGCAGGTTTAGAGGCAGCATCAGCTTCACCCAAAACCACCAACTCGGAAGACAACTTTGAAGAATTAGGGTTTCTATTCTCTCTGTTGTGGAGCGCATCGGCCGAAGACTTTTGAGATACATTAGGGTCCGAAACCAATAATcctggtgacatttgcccagaAAACCCATCATTCAAGATTAAAACTGTTTCTTTAGGctcatttttccatttcttctcttccaaATTCACCCTAGCTTTATAAGAAAAAGCGACCGAAGCGTCTCCTATCTCTCCTAACCTAACATTTGGGCGCCTCTGCCTCTTTGAACTCGTTCTGAGAACCAGCAtatttccaaaaccctaaaggcgaaaagaaaataggaagacCAAGCACAGAATCAGcgaaataaaacataaaaaccaGACTAACAAACCCTAGAAACAAGCAAACATCCAAAGCAGACGAAGTAACAGCTCTGCGAATGAAACAAGGTTACCCAGACAAGCAGAAGCCACTCTATATAGAATTATAGAAACCAAATCGGCCATTCcacgaagaaaaaaaataaatttagacgAGAGGGGGAAAACAGGggagaaatttgaaaattttcagctTCGAGGAGTGAAGCTGAAGAACACACCTTATGCGACAGGTCGGCTTTTCCAGTAGTGTTCCATGACTGCAGAATCTTCCAAAGTAGAAAAGCTGCTGAAGGGAACTTCGGTGAAGAGTCAAAATGGAATACTCATATGAAGCTTATGTCGGTTTGTCTCTTTCCAAAAGACAGAAAATAGAGaggcaaaagttttccttcgCCCGCAGGCCAAATGATTAAAATCTAGGCCATTGAATAATTGGAACTGATGAAAAGAGATTGATTCATAGACCATTAATTGTGTTAATATGATTTTTATCTTCTTATATActttgaaggtttttttttttttttttttttttttttttttttaaacattcaAACATAGAAcgaaaactaattaaaattgaATGGATTATTAATCACTTTTGATCTCTGAAAGAAAAGTGTCAAATAGTTGGTTTGTCTCGATTTTGGTTTGGGAATGACTgagatcaaaatcaaacaaattttttttttggttgattttgattattgttcaatataattttgatttgttttatatttttcaacatTGGGTTAGTATAAGGTTAGAAAAATTCGTTTTCGGCCTTGAATTACgatgaaatcttacatttagAAGGAGCGAGAGAGAGGCAGAACTTCCTATGTTCCCTTCAACATCCCTGTTTTGGCTGGGTATCGACAGATCCTTAGGCCATATGGTACCATAGTGGTCTTCTCCTCTGTTCTCTCCCTTGTTGTCAGTTATATCTCGCATCATGATTACCAGATCTCTTCATATCCATCACATTTCCTCCTTCCTGCAATAATGGCGAAGGTTCCTTATCCCACTCTTTTTTCCCTCATTGGCTCTGAAAATGTGTCCATCATCATTCACCTCTTTTTCATGCTCTCTTGTCGACGACTATAACCTAGCTTACAACATGTCGTGTTTACCCAATTCGGGGGCAACCCTTTGTTCGAGCACCACTGATCATCCATTTCGTATTTCTAACATCTGCACCCCTTAATCCATACCCATGAGCCCTCATTATTTCCGCTTGGCCATTCCTTATGATATATCTCAGTTCTGCAATTCTTTCTTCGAGGTTAGATACAAACCACATCTTCATCTCCATTTCTTGCTCTATATATTTTGCCTAGCAGAGGGAGAGGTCTGAACCCCCTTTCAACCTAGTAGCCGTCCTACTCCCTGTGATTGCTTTTGTGGTGAAGCTGTGCAATCCCTCTCCCCCTTTGTGCCGGTCCTTCCTCCTCACTATGGCCAATCCGAATCTATCCCCTTTCACTGAATCTGAAAACTCTCAGACCTTTGTAGATAGAATTGACGATGAGTTCTCCACCAAACTAGACCTCCACCTCCCTGATCTTCACTCCCCCCCCCCGTTGACGTCTCTAAGACTATCATTCAGAATGCTCATTTGGGTCTCCAATACTCTATTGTTGGTTGGCTCCTGGACAGAACTCATGTTTTAATTTTGGAGCTCCGCTCAATGTTTTCCAAAGCTGGCCATGCGTGACTTGTTAAGGGGTTTGAGATTCACTTAGCTGAACAAACTTCAGACAGATTTATTATCAAGTTGAAGTCTCTAAAGGACATGCAtgttcttctattctcttaacCTTGGTTGTATAGAGGTCACCCTACTGTTCTTCAGAAGTGGAATCCTAACATTCCTACACATCTCGTTGTCTTTCCCCTGATGGTAGCGTGGGCTCAAGTGGAGAAACTAAACTGGGTGTACTTTGAGAAGGAGATTCTGCTTTCCATCTTCTCGCGGGTTGGCCAATGCCTTGACGTTGAAATTCCTTCAGGTTCAGTCATCTCTCCCCTTAACCCAGCGGTATGAATAGTCATTCCACTTCCTCAAAGCTTATCCAAGACAATCACTGTTAATTTAGGGACCTTTGGAGCGGCTACCATTTAGTTTACATATGAAAGTCTCCCTACTATCATTTGTCCCAATTGCATGTGCATAGGGCACTCCGGTGGCGACTGTCCATTTAAGGCTAGGGAGGAATATCTTCAGGTGTTAGCCAAGAATGATCCCAAAGCTGAACTCGACCTTCTTCCCCAAATAGTACCACAACCACGTCGCGCCAATCTCCTTACAAAGGTCTACATTATGTATGATGAATACATTTTTACTGAACCAAAGGACTCTACTCCCATTACAACATCCTCATCGGAGACCAGACAAGGACAAACTGATCCAATCTTCCCAGCAAAATGAAAGAGTGAAATTTGCAGGCTATACTTCATTTAGCCTTTGTGTTGGGAACCGATTTACCCCTTACTTCAGCCAACACTCGCAAGCCAATGCATGATTTTATGTGCCATAATGCTCCCGTAATGTCCTCACAAGTTCCTCCAACCAGAGCGGGCGTGAACCTGGTTCCAATATTTATGGGAGACCCTAGCATGCAACATAGGCCCACTACTCGTATTAGGGAATTATCCTTAGCCAACAAGACTACATTAGCATGTGTTATGGCTTATCAAGTCTCACCTGTGTCATACGCCAACAATCAGCCTACCCCAGTTAGACCTCGCCCATTTTGCGTGTCCTCCACTGGGCTTAATAAAGGCAAAAGCAAGTTTGTGGATCAGCCACACACTCAACCTTTTCAAGAAGGGCCTTTCTTTCGTCCGATTTCGAGTCTGAACAACCCGATTCCCTACAAGTGTTACTTTCTACACCACCTAATCCGTTACAGCTACAACTGTTTACGGATGGTGATGGAACCTCTTCCAAGAAAACTAAAATAGGACATAATTATGGAAATAATGATGAGATGCAGGTTGATTCTGAGGCTTCGGTGGCTGGCCGAATGCAGACACCCAGTCCACTATGAAAATCCTAGCTCTCAATTGTCGAGGGTTCAGTCGCCCCTCGGCACGGTGAGAAGTTTGCCAGCTTATACAAAACATCGGCCAACCTTTTGCTTTCTTTCTAAAGTCAAGATGGCTAACCTAGCATGCCCAGCCTCAAAAAATCCTTTTGTTTTTCCAATTCCCTTCGTATTCCTACGGTAGGAACAACTAATGGTCTTCTTCTGTTTTGGGACGCATCGACGAATCTTACGGTGTTGTGGCAGTGTAATTGGTGTatctaggggtgcaagtttggccctaacaGCCCAAAACCGCCCTTAGCCCACCCTGATCCCTAACATGTACCGATCCAGAAATTTTAGCCCTGAGGGCCAGCCCGGCCCTGAAATTTTTGACCTTGATTCAGGGTCAGGGtaggtaagggttgatgtctttggcctgcCCAACCTGCCCTGAACCCGACCCTGATTTTTTACCTTGAGTTTAGGCCTTGGTTTTGGCCCTATAGAGCCCTGGTTTTTTGCCCTtatgttgactttggattttttgttttcttaagatgttctcctctttgtttaacatgacatgggttttgagattttcggattgtttgccttattaggatgatctctttgtttatcatacaaataattgaaaatttttggattatttgctttcttatgatgatctcctctttgtttactataatagttggagttatttatattgtttgaatgtttgctttaggatgttctcatcataacaagtaatttgtgacttcatgtttttatctcctctttattatgaatatatatttttttagttatttcatattttacagggtcaaggtcagggcatacccagcccttgatggcaaaccagggttagagtcagggtcagggtcaaggtGAGGGCTAGGGCCAATCAGGGTCATCCTGActcgaccctgaaaaatcagggccaatcggggcgggtaagggttgggttgaaccctgaagggttgggcctgggttgaagttttgcggccttgagtcagggtcagggtgggttttggcccagttaaggggactcaaggttgggctagggttttaagaaacccgtcccaacccagccctgttgcacccctaggtGTATCCATGTAAAAGTGCATTTCCCACATTTGAATCAAGGGTGAATTACATTGCCATCCCCTACAGTTTGCAATATTGGTATAACCATCCCCTACAGTTCTGAAAATTACTTTGTGCCCCCTGCAGTAGACGGTATACCAACTCTGTCAGGCACAAACGGTTAATTAGTGACATCACGTGGTAGATTTTTTTCGAAAGATGAAAATATCCTTTCAGGTACCTGAACTACCTATTCTACCCTTTCTACCCAAACCCAACATTCTACCACCTAGGAGTGTCAATCGGTGGGGCAGGGCTGGTTTTGATCAGGCCTAACCAAGCCTGGTGGTGTGAaacccttgcaccgtgaacactCGTTTGCTTAAACGGGCCTAGGTATGGGAGGCATGGTACAGTTTGTAATTGGGTCGATTGGTGttaggctttaatcgggctaccttaaacgggtTACAGACCTacttaagtctaaacgggctccccctaaaatccttttttaagtGGATTGAATGTCCAGAAATCTTCTATTTGAACATAGTAAAGGTCACCAAAAAACTCTCTACAGttaatcatatatgagatcaaagaaaaaaaaaaagattataacAAGTACCAAAGTGATTGTTCTCCACAAGAAGAGTCTACCCTCATTCACTCCCTATTAAAACATCTCAAAAGACCCTAtgttattttattacaaagttgGATGTAATACCGTGTTCAACATCATCTATCATagattttttaatacaaaatctttactattattttgtattagtaatggtaaaataggtatttaggcaGTTTTGAAGGGGTCGGGTCGGTTGGGCTAAATGGCTCGGTTCAAGCGAACTTCTTAAACAAGTCAGAGGTTGGGTGCCTGACGGGCTAGTAGTGTGCACCGTAAATGCCAATTTAATAAAAGTGTCGGGCCAAAGCCCGACACACAAAGCctaacatgtttattaaacgggtCGGTTCAGGTCGGGACTTAAGCAAATCGGGCTCGGTTAGGACTACCAGTGCGGGCTcaagattgacacccctactaccACCCATCCACTGATGCTGGAACCACCAATAAGTCGACGAAGCCTCCGGTGAGGTCTGACGATGTACCTGAACTTCCCTTTCATTGTAAGCACATCTCTTTCTTATgaaattatcatctctgttgaatTGTGAGCAAGAATCTCTCCTCCCATCGCTTTCTTATGAACCTATCATCTCTGATGACCTGTGAGCAAGAATCTCTCCTCTTTGGTGACCGACCTGCAAGCAAGAACTTCTCCACTCCAGTGATATGCAACAATACCAAATATGATTGAAAAGAAATCAATAACTGAAAACCTGGGTTTTCTACCcatcaaacaaaaataaaacactaCCCACTTGCTTCCCCAGAAGCGTATACTTTCCACAACGCCTAATCCATTAGAGCTACAATTGGTGGCTTCTTCTGTTTTGGGACACTTCGGCGAATCTTACGGTGTTGTGGCAGTGTAATTAGTATATCCATGTAGAAATGCATTTCCCATATTTGAATCAAGGGTTAATCACATTGCCAACCCTTACAGTTTGCAATTCTGGAGCTCCGCTTGATGTTTACCAAAGCTGGCCATGAGTGACTTGTTAAGGGGTTTGAGATTCACTTAGCTGAACAAACTTTAGACAAATTTATTATTAAGTTGAAGTCTGTCAAGGACATGCATACTCTTATGTTCTCTCAACCTTGGTTGTATAAAGGTCACCTTATTGTTCTTCATAAGTGGAATCCTAACATTCCTACACATCTCGTTATCTTTCCTCTAATGTTAGTGTGGGCTCAAGT is a window from the Macadamia integrifolia cultivar HAES 741 chromosome 5, SCU_Mint_v3, whole genome shotgun sequence genome containing:
- the LOC122078641 gene encoding uncharacterized protein LOC122078641; this encodes MLVLRTSSKRQRRPNVRLGEIGDASVAFSYKARVNLEEKKWKNEPKETVLILNDGFSGQMSPGLLVSDPNVSQKSSADALHNRENRNPNSSKLSSELVVLGEADAASKPAVDFGIVKRKGRLMKRRGRSMIAGTGISSKAWNCKVASEVNNENGKGHRSSDFVGPTSNASHDVDNVSGFKDSSGRETSDTSKGDHQNECFEPFSAVQVCGDQDEFWKGEASIVGDTLYSDDGPCVNPKSGAEYDKMEVGGIVVNCVRTWLEELGFGQYAGIFEVHEVDEEALPLLTFEDLKEMGINTVGPRRKMYTAIQHLREQGGFSV